Genomic segment of Truepera radiovictrix DSM 17093:
GTCGCCGTGACCCCTGCCGCTGCCCCCCCAGCACCCCCCGCCGTGGCGCCTGACCCTGCCGCACCCTCGGCGCTGCGCGTCCGCCCCGCCACCGCGGCGGACCTACCCTGCATCGCGCGGATCTACAACGAGGGCATCCGGTCGGGCCGCGCGACCTTCGAGACCCGCGAGCGCTCCCCAGGTGAGCTGAGCGCCTGGTTGGAGCGGCCGCAGCACCCCGTGCTGGTCGCCGAGCGCGGGGGTAACGCCGGGGGCTGGACGGTCGTGGGGTGGATCGCGGCGGCGCCCTACCGGCCCAGGGCCTGCTATGGCGGCGTCGCCGAGTTCTCAGTTTACGTGGGCGCCGAAGCGCGCGGACGCGGCGTCGGAAGCGCCCTGATGGCCGCTTTTGTGCGAGCGTGCGAGGACGCCGGCCTCTGGAAGCTCGTCGCCCGCGTTTTCGTCGATAACGCCGCCTCGAGGGCGCTCCTTTACCGCCACGGCTTCCGCGAGGTCGGGGTGTACGAAAAGCACGCGCAGCTCCGGGGGGTGTGGCGCGACGTGGTCATCGTCGAGCGGCTGCTCGGGCGCAACCTGAGCTAGCCCACGGGTCCCGTTCTCAGCCGACGTCTAGAGATAGTAACCCGAAGACCACGAGCTACTGGCCACGAGCCACAAGCTACGACCTGCACACCGCACGCCTACGGGAGGCGCAGGCGCCTAAAGAGCGGCGCGGGTTCAGTCCTGAGGCACCTCGAGCGCCAGGCGCTGCTCGTAGACCTCGCGCATCCCGAGCTCCGGCTCCCGCTGCGCGGCGACCTCGTCGGGGGTGTACGCCTCGAACCCTTCGGGCAACCTCTCGGCGTTGCCCCACGCGACGCTGATGTAGTT
This window contains:
- a CDS encoding arsinothricin resistance N-acetyltransferase ArsN1 family A: MTPAAAPPAPPAVAPDPAAPSALRVRPATAADLPCIARIYNEGIRSGRATFETRERSPGELSAWLERPQHPVLVAERGGNAGGWTVVGWIAAAPYRPRACYGGVAEFSVYVGAEARGRGVGSALMAAFVRACEDAGLWKLVARVFVDNAASRALLYRHGFREVGVYEKHAQLRGVWRDVVIVERLLGRNLS